The window GAAAAAAGAAACAAATTTAAGGGTTTTATTGGTTGCGGTTCCCAACGATTTAATTGGTCGTTATCAGGAAATAGCCAAGCAGACGGGAATTAATATTAAATATTTGGAAGCGGAAGCTTTCAGTTTGACAAGAGCCCTATCCAAAGAGGAAAAAGGAGTTATCTGTGTTTTAGATATCGGCGCCCAGAGCACCACGATTAATATAATTGATGGGGGCGCTTTGAAATTAAGTCACAGCTTTGATGTTTCCGGCAATGATTTAACTTCCGCTTTGATAAAATCTTTAAATACAACTCCGGAAAACGCAGATTCTTTAAAGAATAAATACGGTTTGGAGTCTTTGGAGACCAAAGAGGTGTTGTCTCCCTTGGTTAATATTATTATAATGGAAATAGAGAAGATTTTTAAAGATTTTTATTTGGCAAAAGGCTCGGAAGTAAAAAAAATAATTTTATCCGGAGGGTCGGCTTTTCTTCCGGGTTTGGTCGGCTATCTTTCTTCTTATTTCAAAAAAGAAGTTTTAATTGCGAATCCTTTTTTGAATATTTTTTGCCCCCCGGTTTTAGAAAAAAAATTAGAAAAAATGGGCCCTTCGTTTACGATAGCTACAGGAGCGGCCTTGAGAGGCATCAAACAATAAACAAAAAGACAAATGGCTATTGAAATAATTCCAAAATCCGAATCTAAGTTCCAAGAAGGAGGAAATATTTTATTTATTATTTCTTTGATTGTTTTGGTCGCAGTGGTCAGTTGTTATTTTTATTTGTTTCTAACTTTACAGAAAAAATCCGAAGTGTTAACAGCGAAACAATATGAACTTGACCAGTTGAAAGCCGGTGAAAATTTTATTGAAACAGAAATTTCAGTTGCTAAAGAAAAAATTGATAATTTTAACGATTTGTTTAGGGCTCACAAATCCATTCTGGGTTTTTTTGATTTTTTAGAAAAAAATACCCATATTAAAGTAATGTGGGAAAATGCAAATTTTTCTAAAACAATAAAAGAAGATTCGCAATTATATCAACTCAATTTTTCCGGTAACGCGGATAGCTTTATAACTTTAGCTCAACAAATAATTATTTTTAAAAACAGGCCGGACATTTTAAGTATGAAGTTATCGTCTATCTCGATGGAAGAAAAAGGAAAAGTTAAATTTGGCATAGAAATTATTTTTAACCCCGATTTATTTATTTTTAAATAAAAAACCATGTTTTCTTTTAAAAACCTAGCTATCGTTTTTTTACTAGCAACTTTAGTCGTGTCAGCTCTTTTGGTTTGGCCCGAATATCAAAAAATGAAACCCTTAGCATTAAAAACAGAAATCGTTAATTCTGAAATTAAAGCCCAAGAAGAATATCTTTCTGATTTAAAAGAAATAAAAGATAAAATAGAAAAAGAATATAAGGATAAAATTGCTCTTATTGATTATGCTTTTCCGCGAGACCCGAACCTTCCCTTGCTTTATGATTTCATAATTAAAACCTGTTCTCAAAACGGTTTGATATTGACCGGGATTTCAAATAACGTTTCCGAGCCATCAGAAAATCAAAAACAAGGCATAATTACAATTAATCTTCAGGCAGCGGGAAGTTATTTGGCCCAAAAGAGCTTTATTTCCGCCCTGGAAAACTCGGCAAGGATGTTTAACGTAGAATCTGTCAATTTTTCTTCCCCACCAGAAGCAGACAAGCCTTTTGATTTTAGTTTGAGCGTAAAAACTCAATTTGTAAAATAAAAAACAAGAAAATGGCAATTACCTTAACCAGCAAGAAAAAAAGCCAAAAAAATTTAGTTTTATTTTTTTTAATTTCCCTTGTAATTATTTTTATAATTCTTTATTCCCAGTTTTTTAAAAAAGAAGAACCTACTGATATTGAGCCTGAATATCCCCAAGTTATTAAAAAAATTAAGATAGATTTTGAAATTTTAGACAGTCCTTTATTCTTAAAGCTTAAGCCTTTTTCGGATTCCCCCGCGGCTCCTTCCGCCGCGGAATTGGGGAGAGAAAACCCATTTTATCCTTACGAGACCAGCAGCAGCCCTAAAGAATAGTTTTATTTTTACAATAACATGACCTTAATCCAATCGTTGGTAAAAGAAAAAATTTTAGACAAAAAGAGCGCCGCCTCCTTTGAATATGAAATAAAAAATTCTGGCCAAAAAGAAGAAGAATTTATTTTATCCAAAAAAATAGTCGAAGAAAAACTTTTATTCGAGTTTAAAAGCAAGAATCTTAAAATACCCATAAAAGAACCGGTTTTGGAAGACATAACCCTTGAATTGTTAAAATTGATTCCCGAGGATTCGGCTAATTTTTATTCAATGGTGCCCTTGTCAAAAAAAGAAAAAACTTTAGAAATAGGAATGGTTTATCCGGAAGACTTAAAGGCCCAAGAGGCGGTAAAATTTTTAGCCAGAAGACAAAAAATATCTTACAAAATTTTTTTAATCACCATAACTTCTTTCAGGGAGGTATTAAAAAAATATAAGAACTTAAGAAAAGAGGTGACCCGAGCCCTGGAAGAATTAGAAGTTGAACTGGAAAGCGAAAAAACTACCTTCAAGGTTGACGAAGAAGAATTAATGAGATTGGTGGAAGAAGCCCCTATTTCAAAAGTAGTGGCGGTTATTGTCAGGCACGCCGTAGAAGGAGGAGCTTCCGATGTCCATATTGAACCGGGCCGGGAAAATTCCAGAGTCAGGTTCAGGTTGGACGGCGTTTTGCACGCTTCCCTTTTTGTGCCTTCGAGAATTCATCCGGCCGTAGTCGCCAGAATTAAAATTCTTTCAAAGTTGAAATTAGATGAAACAAGAGTCCCCCAGGATGGGAGATTTTCCGCTCAAATTGGAGAAGACAATATTGATTTTAGGGTTTCTACTTTTCCCACTAATTTCGGGGAAAAAGTGGTAATTCGAGTTTTAAATCCTAAAACCGGAATGAGAACATTGGAGCAAATAGGATTTATTCCGGAAAATTGTGAAAAAATATTAAAAGCGATTAACAAGCCCTATGGAATGATTTTAGCTACAGGCCCTACCGGTTGCGGAAAAACTACAACTTTGTATGCTATTTTAAGAATTTTAAACGACGAAGAAGTTAACATCGTTACCTTGGAAGACCCGATAGAATATTTTTTACCTGGGATAAATCAATCCCAGACCAAACCCGAAATTGGATACGACTTTGCTTCCGGGCTCCGCAGTATTGTTCGTCAGGACCCGGACGTAATTATGGTGGGAGAAATAAGAGATAAAGAAACAGCCTCTTTGTCTGTCCACGCTGCCCTTACGGGCCACATTGTTTTATCTACCCTTCATACCAACAGCGCTTCGGGAGTTGTTCCTCGTTTTATTGATTTGGGAATAGAATCTTATTTAATTCCTTCCAGTTTGAGCTTAGCCATTGCCCAGAGACTGGTGAGGCGGCTTTGCCCGGAATGCAAGGAAGCCGTAAAACCGGCAGAAGAAGCAAAAAAGATGATTTTAAGAGAAATAGAACGGCTTCCTGAACATATGAGAAAAAAAACAAAAATTAATCCTAATTTTACTATTTTCAAGCCCAAAGGTTGTAAAAAATGCGGAGGAAAGGGTTATTCGGGCAGAGTGGCAATAGTTGAAATTTTAGAAATGACCGACCAATTGGCCGAGCTGACCCTTAAAAGAGGTTCGGAAGCCGAAGTTGCCGAAGAGGCAAAACGCCAAGGAATGATTACAATGAGGCAAGACGGAATTTTGAAAGTTTTATCAGGAGAAACTTCCATTGAGGAGGTAATCAGGGAAGCGTCTGAAATTTAATTTTTTATAAAAAATATTTTAAAATATGAAAAAAATTTTTTTGGTGGAAGACGACGAATTTTTAATCGACATTTACATTACCAAATTAAAAGAATCGGGGTTTGAGACCGAATTTGCGAAAGACGGAAAATCAGCCTTGGAATTTTTAAAAAAGGAAAAACCCGACCTTTTGGTTTTGGATTTGGTTTTGCCCGACATTGACGGATTGGACCTTTTGAGAGAAATTAAAAAAGAAGACCGATTTCAAAGCTTGCCGGTTATTATTCTTTCGAATTTAGACAAGAGACTTGAAGAAAAGGATTATGCGGGACTCGGGGTTACAAAATATTTGATTAAAGCCAACCACAAACCGAGTGAAATTGTTGAAGAGATTAAAAAAATAATACAATAAAAAACATGGAACCAAAAGAAGAACTTGACGAGCTATTATCTTTAACGATCAAGGCCGGAGCTTCCGACCTTCATCTTTCCGTAGGTCATCCTCCGGTTTTGAGAGTGGACGGCCGTCTTTCACCTTTAATTAAAAGAAAAAGATTGAACGCTGAAAGTTCAAGGGAACTGGCTTTTGCTTTAATGAACAAAGAACAGCAGGAAAGATTTTTAAATAAAAAAGAAATTGATTTTTCTTATACCCTTGAAGAAAAAGCCAGGTTCAGAGTGAATATTTTTTTTCAAAAGGGGACTGTCAGCTCTGCTTTGCGTTTGATACCGACAAAAATTCCAACCATTGACGAATTAAATTTACCGCCGATAATTCATCAATTTACCAAGCCCAATCAAGGGTTTATTTTGGTTACCGGTCCCAGCAGTCACGGGAAATCCACCACTTTGGCGGCTTTAATTGACGAAATAAACCATACGAGAACCGAACATATTATTACTATCGAAGACCCTATTGAATATGTCTTCCAGGATGACAAATGCATCATTGACCAGCGGGAAGTTTATCAGGATACTTTAAGCTTTACCCGGGCTTTAACCTCTACCTTTCGTCAGGACCCAAACGTGATTATGGTGGGAGAGATGAGAGATTTGGAAACCATATCAACGGCAATTACAGCTGCGGAAACGGGTCACTTGGTTTTTGCCACTCTTCATACTAATTCCGCCGCTCAAACCATTCATCGTATTGTGGACAGCTTTCCTTCGCTTCAGCAAGGTCAAATCAGGGCCCAATTGGCAACTTCCTTGTTTGGAGTTATTGCCCAAAAATTAATTCCAAGAGCCAAAGGTGGTTTGATACCGGCCCTTGAAATAATGTTTTGCAATTCCGCAATTTCCAGTTTGATTAGGGATAATAAAATCCATGAAATTCCTTTGGTAATTGAAACTTCGGCGGAAAAAGGAATGGTTCCTTTGAACAGATATTTGGCTGAACTGGTAAGAAAAGGAGAAATCAGCCTTAGAAGCGCTCTGGATTATTCTTCGAACCCCAGCGAATTGAAGGCCTTAATTAGGAAATAAAAAAAATGAAATTTGAATATCAAGCCAGAACAAAAAGCGGTGAAATGCGAACCGGAATAGTGGAAGCAGTTTCCAGGGAAGGGGCCGTGTTGCTTTTACAAGGATACGGATTTTTTCTCACTCAGCTGGAAGAAATAGAAAGCGCTCCTTTTTATACCAAAAAAATAAAATTATTTAGCAAGGCCTCAAAAAAAGACTTGGTAATGTTTTCCCGCCAGCTTTCCATTATGTTTAGGTCGGAGGTTCCCTTGGTTGAATCTTTGAGAACCTTGTCCGGTCAGACACAGAAAGAAGATTTTAAGGAAAAGATTATAAAACTTTCCGAGAGAATAGAGGGCGGAATCGCTTTTTCCCAGTCCTTGTCAAGCTACCCTGATTTATTTGACCAGTTTTATATCAATATTGTCAGGTCAGGAGAGAGCGCCGGAAAACTTTCCGATTCTTTAAGCTACTTGGCCGACCATTTGGAAAGGGATTATTATCTTCGTTCCAAAATAAGGGGAGCCATGATATATCCGATTTTAATCATTTGCATGGTTATCGGCGTTATTTTTTTAATGACCTATTTTGTTCTTCCCCAGTTGATTGAGCTTTTAAAATCAACCAACCAAGAGCTTCCTTTGATTACCAGGGTTATAATCGGGGCAACCGATTTTGCCAGAAGCTGGAAAGGGGTTGTTTCAATGATTGGTTTTGCAGTTTTTTTATTTTTGTTGTTCAGTTTTTCAAAAACGGAAAAAGGCAAGGCAAGAAAAGATAAAATGGTTTTGAAACTGCCCATGCTCGGTAATTTTTTTAAAATGGTGTATGTGTCGAGATTTGCCGAGAATCTTTCCACCCTGATTTCCGGAGGCTTGCCCATTGCCAAATCCCTGGAAATTGCGGGCAATGTTGTGGGAAATACCTGTTACGAAGAAGCGATTTTAAAAACCACCGATGAAGTTAAAAAAGGAGAGAAAATCTCAACGGTTTTGAGCCGTTATCCGGAACTTTTTCCGGCAATGTTTACCACGATGATTATGGTGGGGGAGAAAACCGGAACTTTGGATACTTCCCTGCTTAATGTGGTGAATTTTTATCGCCAGGAGATCGAGAGGGGCATTGAAGACCTTTTGAAGATTTTAGAGCCGGTTTTGATTTTATTTTTGGGGCTTGGTGTGGGACTGGTGGTGGGAGCTATTTTGGTTCCCCTTTACCAGGCGGTTTCTTCGGCTTAAAAAATCCTTGATTTAAGTTTTCCACAACTTTGTTTTTTTGAAAATGCTATAATAAGTTTGTAAAATATAAAAAGGTCGAGAAAATAGAAAAATTTGAAATAAAATTATGATAATCAAAAAAAATAGAGGTTTTACCTTAATCGAATTGTTAGTCGTAATAGCCATTATCGGAATTTTGTCTTCCATTGTTTTGGTTTCTTTGGGCACCACCAGGGGCAAAGCCAGAGATGCCAGAAGGCAATCGGATATCAGGCAGATCGGCTTGGCTATGGAAATGTATTTTGATGCCAACAATGGAAACTATACAACATCCGCCACTTTAATCCCGGGAATT is drawn from Candidatus Nealsonbacteria bacterium and contains these coding sequences:
- the pilM gene encoding type IV pilus assembly protein PilM, translated to MIGNPFRLSSKSFLGIDIGVSSIKIIELARWGGRVELKNYGYLSISPFREEPFQKLSEDTFLLSTSQIVKVIKSILITADIKTREAVFTIPDFSTFFTSFELPPMSQEELQEAVTFEARQHIPVPISEVVLDWFLIEGKAGKKETNLRVLLVAVPNDLIGRYQEIAKQTGINIKYLEAEAFSLTRALSKEEKGVICVLDIGAQSTTINIIDGGALKLSHSFDVSGNDLTSALIKSLNTTPENADSLKNKYGLESLETKEVLSPLVNIIIMEIEKIFKDFYLAKGSEVKKIILSGGSAFLPGLVGYLSSYFKKEVLIANPFLNIFCPPVLEKKLEKMGPSFTIATGAALRGIKQ
- the pilO gene encoding type 4a pilus biogenesis protein PilO, which codes for MFSFKNLAIVFLLATLVVSALLVWPEYQKMKPLALKTEIVNSEIKAQEEYLSDLKEIKDKIEKEYKDKIALIDYAFPRDPNLPLLYDFIIKTCSQNGLILTGISNNVSEPSENQKQGIITINLQAAGSYLAQKSFISALENSARMFNVESVNFSSPPEADKPFDFSLSVKTQFVK
- a CDS encoding GspE/PulE family protein produces the protein MTLIQSLVKEKILDKKSAASFEYEIKNSGQKEEEFILSKKIVEEKLLFEFKSKNLKIPIKEPVLEDITLELLKLIPEDSANFYSMVPLSKKEKTLEIGMVYPEDLKAQEAVKFLARRQKISYKIFLITITSFREVLKKYKNLRKEVTRALEELEVELESEKTTFKVDEEELMRLVEEAPISKVVAVIVRHAVEGGASDVHIEPGRENSRVRFRLDGVLHASLFVPSRIHPAVVARIKILSKLKLDETRVPQDGRFSAQIGEDNIDFRVSTFPTNFGEKVVIRVLNPKTGMRTLEQIGFIPENCEKILKAINKPYGMILATGPTGCGKTTTLYAILRILNDEEVNIVTLEDPIEYFLPGINQSQTKPEIGYDFASGLRSIVRQDPDVIMVGEIRDKETASLSVHAALTGHIVLSTLHTNSASGVVPRFIDLGIESYLIPSSLSLAIAQRLVRRLCPECKEAVKPAEEAKKMILREIERLPEHMRKKTKINPNFTIFKPKGCKKCGGKGYSGRVAIVEILEMTDQLAELTLKRGSEAEVAEEAKRQGMITMRQDGILKVLSGETSIEEVIREASEI
- a CDS encoding response regulator produces the protein MKKIFLVEDDEFLIDIYITKLKESGFETEFAKDGKSALEFLKKEKPDLLVLDLVLPDIDGLDLLREIKKEDRFQSLPVIILSNLDKRLEEKDYAGLGVTKYLIKANHKPSEIVEEIKKIIQ
- a CDS encoding type IV pilus twitching motility protein PilT, with amino-acid sequence MEPKEELDELLSLTIKAGASDLHLSVGHPPVLRVDGRLSPLIKRKRLNAESSRELAFALMNKEQQERFLNKKEIDFSYTLEEKARFRVNIFFQKGTVSSALRLIPTKIPTIDELNLPPIIHQFTKPNQGFILVTGPSSHGKSTTLAALIDEINHTRTEHIITIEDPIEYVFQDDKCIIDQREVYQDTLSFTRALTSTFRQDPNVIMVGEMRDLETISTAITAAETGHLVFATLHTNSAAQTIHRIVDSFPSLQQGQIRAQLATSLFGVIAQKLIPRAKGGLIPALEIMFCNSAISSLIRDNKIHEIPLVIETSAEKGMVPLNRYLAELVRKGEISLRSALDYSSNPSELKALIRK
- a CDS encoding type II secretion system F family protein, whose protein sequence is MKFEYQARTKSGEMRTGIVEAVSREGAVLLLQGYGFFLTQLEEIESAPFYTKKIKLFSKASKKDLVMFSRQLSIMFRSEVPLVESLRTLSGQTQKEDFKEKIIKLSERIEGGIAFSQSLSSYPDLFDQFYINIVRSGESAGKLSDSLSYLADHLERDYYLRSKIRGAMIYPILIICMVIGVIFLMTYFVLPQLIELLKSTNQELPLITRVIIGATDFARSWKGVVSMIGFAVFLFLLFSFSKTEKGKARKDKMVLKLPMLGNFFKMVYVSRFAENLSTLISGGLPIAKSLEIAGNVVGNTCYEEAILKTTDEVKKGEKISTVLSRYPELFPAMFTTMIMVGEKTGTLDTSLLNVVNFYRQEIERGIEDLLKILEPVLILFLGLGVGLVVGAILVPLYQAVSSA